The following are encoded together in the Deferribacterota bacterium genome:
- the thiD gene encoding bifunctional hydroxymethylpyrimidine kinase/phosphomethylpyrimidine kinase, giving the protein MDQALTIATSDSGGGAGVQADLKSFAANNVYGTSIIVALTAQNTREVKSIYPLSKQFIQDQFDVIFSDFTINAVKIGMLYSASIIGVVVENLLKYKAKNIVVDPVMLSKSGAKLLEDSAVYTLREELFKIADLITPNIEEATYLSGVKIQSIDDMKKASKIIKNMGPRGVLIKGGHLEGEEAIDLLFYNNDFSFFKSQKISTKNTHGTGCTYSSAIAANLAKGKDIVNAVESAKTYTFNAIKYAKDLYIGNGFGPLNHFYFLEHK; this is encoded by the coding sequence ATGGATCAAGCTTTAACTATAGCTACGTCTGATAGTGGAGGTGGCGCAGGTGTACAGGCTGATTTAAAAAGCTTTGCAGCAAACAATGTATATGGTACTTCAATTATAGTAGCTTTAACTGCACAAAATACAAGAGAGGTAAAATCTATATATCCTTTAAGCAAACAATTTATTCAAGATCAGTTTGATGTTATATTTAGTGATTTTACAATTAATGCTGTAAAGATTGGTATGTTATATAGTGCCTCTATTATAGGTGTAGTTGTGGAAAATCTCTTAAAATACAAAGCCAAAAATATTGTAGTTGATCCTGTTATGTTGTCAAAGAGTGGCGCAAAACTACTTGAAGATAGCGCAGTTTATACATTAAGAGAAGAATTATTTAAGATTGCTGATTTAATAACCCCTAATATAGAGGAGGCAACATATCTTTCAGGAGTTAAAATCCAAAGCATAGATGATATGAAAAAAGCTTCAAAAATTATAAAAAATATGGGGCCTCGTGGTGTGTTAATTAAAGGAGGGCATTTAGAAGGCGAAGAAGCAATTGATCTACTATTTTATAATAATGATTTTTCATTTTTTAAAAGCCAAAAAATATCAACAAAGAATACACATGGAACAGGTTGCACATATTCATCAGCAATAGCAGCAAATTTAGCAAAAGGGAAAGATATTGTTAATGCTGTAGAAAGCGCTAAAACGTATACCTTTAATGCTATTAAATATGCTAAAGACCTCTACATTGGTAATGGATTTGGCCCGCTAAATCATTTTTATTTTTTAGAACATAAATAA
- a CDS encoding DNA polymerase III subunit alpha — protein sequence MEEKNFVHLHMHTAYSFLDGAISLDKLFNKVKDCGMKAVAITDHGAMFGTIDFYRKALKYGIKPILGCEVYVAPDSRFNKEYEKSEDKNYHLILLAENNQGLKNLQILVSKAFLEGFYYKPRIDKELLKDYSSGLICLSACLAGELPRSILRDGLEKSIEKAKEYEDIFGKGNFYLEIQDNGLAEQKIVNNNIIEISKKTGIPIVATNDCHFLNREDYMSHRILMCVQMQNTLSNSKNNNMGHTEELYVKTPKEMWDSFGSIPQALHNTLDIAERCEASFRFGDLKLPQYDVPKGYDSNSYLEYLANEGLKERLRNIPEEKHSKYYDRLKEELEVIKYKGYSGYYLIVWDFIKYAKNNNIPVGPGRGSGAGSLTAYALKITDIDPIRFNLLFERFLNPERKSMPDFDVDFCMNKRDLVIDYVKNKYGQDRVSQIVVFSTLKARAALRDVGRVLEIPLNTVDKLAKMIPFSPNMTLEKAIKIDPSIEESIKAVPKGDELLRHTLNLEGLYRQTGMHAGGIVISDEPLVEYVPLCKGVNDEMLTQYEKDTLELIGLVKFDFLGLKNLTIIDEALCLIRKKYNAKINIQDLPTNDKKTYDILSSGETTGVFQLESSGMRSLLKKLNPTCFEDIIAVLALYRPGPIGSGMLDDFIQRKHGKQKIDYFFPELENILKETYGIIVYQEQVMQIAQKIAGYSLGSADLLRRAMGKKKPEEMKKHRNIFLYGSDELGIPGAIKKGYDKKKAEKLFNLMEIFAEYGFNKSHSAAYAMLAYQTAYLKAHYPVCYMAALLSCELEKGEKIEFLIEECKRVNIDVLPPDINESFKDFVAYKDSIRFGLSAIKNVGTKAIEDIIKKREKDGSFKSIYDFCKRVDIYQCNKKVVESLIKAGAFDSFGKTRKALLQVLDKALEEGQNKQKFKNQGVTITIDELLEDIEGEKEETYEYYPDVGEMPETELLRFEKEVLGFYISKHPFSLYSKILEGITTSIKQLKDSADENIVTTSGMIKSIRYHITKNNEKMAFVTLEDIEDSVNVVIFPKLLEKVISIINEDNIVVVKGKLSVNEEEFSILADELFSVDTGISKLVQSFTIVLDENTMPETIQKLKQLVVRYKGPIPLSFKICSSKGYTVEIATSKEYSIKLDINFLYKLKGIIKKDNYFLEIKNNEVKKNGSSFNYSYV from the coding sequence TTGGATGTGAGGTTTATGTAGCACCCGATTCACGATTTAATAAGGAATATGAAAAGAGTGAAGATAAGAATTATCATTTAATACTACTTGCAGAGAACAATCAAGGTCTAAAAAATCTACAAATTTTAGTATCAAAGGCCTTTTTGGAGGGTTTTTATTACAAACCACGTATTGATAAAGAACTGTTAAAAGATTATAGTAGCGGCCTTATTTGTTTGTCAGCTTGCTTGGCAGGTGAATTGCCTAGATCAATACTAAGGGATGGCCTAGAAAAATCTATAGAAAAAGCAAAAGAATATGAAGATATCTTTGGAAAGGGAAATTTTTATTTGGAGATACAAGACAATGGTCTTGCCGAGCAAAAGATTGTTAATAACAATATTATAGAGATATCAAAAAAAACTGGTATACCAATTGTTGCTACCAATGATTGTCATTTTTTAAATAGAGAAGATTATATGTCACATCGCATATTAATGTGTGTTCAGATGCAAAACACCCTATCTAATTCTAAGAACAACAATATGGGGCATACTGAAGAGTTGTATGTAAAAACACCTAAAGAGATGTGGGATTCCTTTGGTTCAATCCCACAAGCTTTACATAACACCCTTGATATCGCAGAAAGATGTGAAGCATCATTTAGGTTTGGTGATTTAAAACTTCCACAATATGATGTGCCTAAAGGATATGATTCTAATTCATACTTAGAATATTTAGCAAATGAAGGATTAAAGGAGCGTCTTAGAAATATTCCAGAAGAAAAACATAGTAAATATTATGATAGACTAAAAGAAGAGTTAGAAGTAATTAAGTATAAAGGCTATTCTGGGTATTATTTAATTGTATGGGATTTTATTAAATATGCCAAAAACAATAACATACCTGTTGGCCCTGGTAGAGGCTCTGGTGCGGGATCTTTAACGGCTTATGCTTTAAAAATAACAGATATAGACCCCATTCGTTTTAATCTATTGTTTGAAAGATTTTTAAATCCTGAGAGAAAAAGTATGCCAGATTTTGATGTAGATTTTTGTATGAATAAGAGGGACTTAGTTATAGATTATGTAAAAAATAAATACGGTCAAGACAGGGTTAGCCAAATTGTTGTCTTTAGCACATTAAAAGCAAGAGCTGCCCTTAGAGATGTTGGGAGGGTGTTAGAGATCCCTCTAAATACAGTTGATAAACTAGCTAAAATGATACCCTTTTCACCTAATATGACCTTAGAGAAAGCAATAAAGATAGATCCCTCAATTGAAGAGAGTATTAAGGCGGTACCAAAGGGAGATGAACTACTAAGACATACGTTGAATTTGGAGGGCCTATATAGACAAACGGGGATGCATGCCGGTGGAATTGTTATATCAGATGAGCCACTAGTGGAATATGTGCCACTCTGCAAAGGAGTAAATGATGAAATGCTAACCCAGTACGAAAAGGATACCTTAGAGCTCATAGGTTTAGTTAAGTTTGATTTTTTAGGATTAAAAAACCTAACAATTATTGATGAAGCACTATGCTTAATAAGAAAAAAGTATAATGCTAAAATAAATATTCAAGATTTGCCTACTAACGATAAAAAAACTTATGATATTTTAAGTAGTGGGGAGACAACAGGGGTGTTTCAGCTTGAAAGTTCTGGCATGCGAAGTTTGCTTAAGAAGCTAAATCCCACATGTTTTGAAGATATAATAGCTGTTTTGGCTTTATATAGGCCTGGTCCTATTGGCAGTGGTATGCTAGATGACTTTATCCAGAGAAAGCATGGCAAACAGAAAATTGATTATTTCTTTCCTGAACTAGAAAATATACTTAAAGAGACATATGGCATAATAGTTTATCAAGAGCAAGTAATGCAAATAGCTCAAAAAATAGCAGGATATTCACTGGGCAGTGCTGATCTTTTAAGAAGGGCGATGGGAAAGAAAAAACCTGAAGAAATGAAGAAACATAGAAATATATTTTTATATGGTAGTGACGAATTAGGCATACCTGGGGCAATAAAAAAGGGATATGATAAGAAAAAAGCAGAAAAATTGTTTAATTTAATGGAGATATTTGCTGAGTATGGTTTCAATAAAAGTCATTCAGCTGCATATGCAATGCTTGCGTATCAAACAGCATACTTAAAAGCTCATTATCCTGTTTGTTATATGGCAGCCTTGCTCTCTTGTGAACTAGAGAAGGGTGAAAAAATTGAGTTTTTGATTGAGGAATGTAAGAGGGTTAATATTGATGTATTGCCTCCTGATATTAATGAGAGTTTTAAAGATTTTGTTGCTTATAAAGATAGTATTAGATTTGGGCTTTCAGCGATTAAAAATGTTGGCACTAAAGCAATAGAAGATATAATAAAAAAACGTGAAAAGGATGGATCTTTTAAGAGTATATATGATTTTTGTAAAAGGGTAGACATATATCAATGCAACAAAAAAGTTGTTGAATCTTTGATAAAAGCAGGGGCTTTTGATAGTTTTGGCAAAACAAGAAAGGCGCTCTTACAAGTGTTAGATAAGGCTTTAGAAGAAGGGCAAAATAAACAAAAATTTAAAAATCAAGGTGTAACTATTACAATTGATGAACTACTTGAAGATATTGAAGGTGAAAAAGAAGAGACCTATGAATATTACCCAGATGTAGGGGAAATGCCAGAAACTGAGCTATTGAGGTTTGAGAAGGAAGTATTGGGTTTTTATATTAGCAAACATCCTTTTAGTCTATATTCCAAAATTTTAGAGGGTATTACAACTAGTATTAAGCAATTGAAGGATTCAGCAGATGAGAATATTGTTACTACCTCTGGGATGATAAAAAGTATTAGGTACCATATTACAAAAAATAATGAAAAAATGGCTTTTGTGACTTTAGAGGATATAGAGGATAGCGTTAATGTTGTTATATTTCCAAAATTGCTTGAAAAGGTTATATCAATAATAAATGAGGATAATATTGTTGTTGTAAAGGGCAAATTAAGTGTTAACGAAGAGGAATTTAGCATCCTTGCAGATGAATTATTCTCAGTGGATACAGGTATATCAAAGCTTGTTCAGTCTTTTACAATTGTTTTAGATGAAAATACGATGCCCGAGACTATTCAGAAGCTTAAACAATTAGTTGTGCGTTATAAAGGCCCAATTCCCTTATCTTTTAAAATATGTAGTAGCAAAGGGTATACTGTTGAGATAGCCACTTCTAAAGAATATAGCATAAAACTTGATATAAATTTCCTCTATAAACTAAAGGGAATTATAAAAAAGGACAACTATTTTTTAGAAATTAAAAATAATGAGGTTAAGAAAAATGGATCAAGCTTTAACTATAGCTACGTCTGA